A region from the Nocardioides coralli genome encodes:
- a CDS encoding thiamine-phosphate kinase, with translation MALPPDATVADVGEFALIDALTPLFEQGEQVLVGPGDDAAVLRVRNGHVVLSTDLMVEGRHFRRDWASAEDVGHRAAAQNLSDINAMGGRATSLTVGLAAPGDLPAQWALDFARGFADECALVGASVVGGDLTRADQVMVAVTVVGGCTVSPVLRSGAAPGDVLALTGRQGWAAGGLAVLGRGFRSPRVLVEAYRRPEPPYEAGLVAAEAGATAMIDISDGLLAEARHLAASSGVAIDVRRDAFEIPEPLVAVASALNADPLVFILGGGDDHALLATFPEGSVPAGWHTVGSVRAGSGVTVDGSAYEGETGWTHF, from the coding sequence ATGGCTCTCCCACCCGACGCGACCGTGGCCGACGTCGGTGAGTTCGCGCTCATCGACGCCCTCACCCCGCTGTTCGAGCAGGGTGAGCAGGTGCTGGTGGGTCCCGGTGACGACGCCGCGGTGCTCCGGGTGCGCAACGGGCACGTGGTCCTCTCCACCGACCTGATGGTGGAGGGCCGGCACTTCCGCCGGGACTGGGCCTCGGCCGAGGACGTCGGTCACCGGGCAGCCGCGCAGAACCTCTCCGACATCAATGCCATGGGCGGCCGCGCGACCTCGCTGACAGTGGGGCTGGCGGCGCCGGGCGACCTGCCAGCCCAGTGGGCGCTCGACTTCGCCAGGGGCTTCGCCGACGAGTGCGCCCTGGTCGGGGCCTCGGTGGTCGGTGGTGACCTGACGCGAGCCGACCAGGTGATGGTCGCCGTGACCGTGGTCGGTGGCTGCACCGTCTCACCGGTGCTCCGCAGCGGCGCCGCTCCGGGCGACGTGCTCGCCCTGACCGGCCGCCAGGGGTGGGCTGCCGGCGGCCTGGCCGTCCTGGGACGCGGCTTCCGCTCTCCGCGGGTGCTCGTGGAGGCGTACCGGCGCCCCGAGCCGCCCTACGAGGCCGGCCTGGTCGCTGCGGAGGCGGGGGCCACCGCCATGATCGACATCTCGGACGGGCTGCTGGCCGAGGCGCGACACCTGGCCGCCTCGTCCGGGGTGGCCATCGACGTACGCCGGGACGCCTTCGAGATCCCCGAGCCGCTGGTGGCGGTGGCTTCGGCCCTCAACGCCGACCCGCTGGTCTTCATCCTCGGCGGAGGCGACGACCACGCGCTCCTCGCCACCTTCCCGGAGGGGTCGGTCCCCGCGGGCTGGCACACGGTGGGCTCGGTGAGGGCAGGGTCCGGCGTCACCGTGGACGGATCGGCCTACGAGGGCGAGACGGGGTGGACCCACTTCTGA
- a CDS encoding Lrp/AsnC family transcriptional regulator → MVVQAYILIQTDVGKAAEVAREIAGLKGITLAEDVTGPYDVIVRAEARNVDELGTLVVQKVQNLAGITRTLTCPVVHI, encoded by the coding sequence ATGGTCGTCCAGGCCTACATCCTGATCCAGACCGATGTCGGCAAGGCGGCCGAGGTCGCTCGGGAGATCGCCGGCCTCAAGGGCATCACCCTCGCCGAGGACGTCACCGGCCCCTACGACGTGATCGTCCGCGCCGAGGCGCGCAACGTCGACGAGCTCGGCACGCTGGTGGTGCAGAAGGTGCAGAACCTCGCGGGCATCACCCGCACCCTCACCTGCCCGGTGGTGCACATCTGA
- a CDS encoding DUF3515 domain-containing protein: protein MCAVAVLAGACTAEPVAIPDPGLHPDAERACAALVDDLPPALGELERGVVRPSDAPGAAWGDPPVVLTCGGDVPASFSRTAFCQEVNGVGWYVPDAALDDESLDVTLVTVGRRPIVTVVVPSELRPEMVATASARLAAAVAEYTDEVRPCL, encoded by the coding sequence GTGTGTGCGGTCGCGGTGCTGGCCGGTGCGTGCACGGCGGAACCGGTGGCCATCCCGGACCCGGGGCTCCACCCTGACGCCGAGAGAGCCTGCGCGGCCCTGGTCGACGACCTGCCGCCGGCGTTGGGCGAGCTCGAGCGGGGCGTGGTGAGACCGTCCGACGCCCCCGGAGCCGCGTGGGGTGACCCACCGGTCGTGCTCACGTGCGGCGGCGACGTACCGGCCAGCTTCAGCCGCACGGCGTTCTGCCAGGAGGTCAACGGCGTCGGGTGGTACGTCCCGGACGCGGCCCTCGACGACGAGTCGCTCGACGTGACCCTGGTGACCGTGGGGCGGCGGCCGATCGTCACGGTCGTCGTCCCCTCCGAGCTGCGGCCCGAGATGGTCGCGACCGCCTCGGCGCGGCTGGCCGCCGCGGTGGCCGAGTACACCGACGAGGTGCGGCCCTGCCTCTGA
- a CDS encoding D-alanine--D-alanine ligase family protein, which translates to MNEPTRKPRVAIVFGGRSSEHAISCVTAGSVLAAIDRDRYDVVPIGIAADGRWVLEADDPERLQINGRTLPAVDGGRAGLLLTREGGSTDLVVQEPSRPPTTLGEVDVVFPLLHGPWGEDGTLQGMLEMAGVRYVGAGVLASAVGMDKAFMKVVLSAAGLPVMPSVTITAREWAADAQSCRDQAAGLGYPLFVKPARGGSSLGISKAHDASELGDCLAEAHEHDPKALVEVSAEGGREIEVGVLQRLDGGVDTTQPAEIRIGGDHEFYDFEAKYLPEEHTELDVPADLPADVAEELRSLAARAFAALECEGLARVDFFVMPDGRVVLNEINTMPGFTPTSMYPRMWAASGVAYPELVDRLIRLALARDTGLR; encoded by the coding sequence ATGAACGAGCCCACCCGCAAGCCCCGTGTCGCCATCGTCTTCGGTGGCCGCAGCAGCGAGCACGCGATCTCGTGCGTGACCGCCGGCAGCGTCCTCGCCGCCATCGACCGCGACCGGTACGACGTGGTGCCCATCGGCATCGCCGCCGACGGCCGCTGGGTGCTCGAGGCCGACGACCCCGAGCGGCTGCAGATCAACGGGCGCACCCTCCCCGCCGTCGACGGCGGCCGGGCCGGCCTGCTGCTGACGCGGGAGGGCGGGTCCACCGACCTCGTGGTGCAGGAGCCGTCGCGACCGCCCACGACCCTCGGGGAGGTCGACGTCGTCTTCCCGCTGCTGCACGGCCCGTGGGGCGAGGACGGCACCCTCCAGGGCATGCTCGAGATGGCGGGCGTGCGCTACGTCGGCGCAGGCGTCCTGGCCTCGGCCGTGGGCATGGACAAGGCGTTCATGAAGGTCGTGCTGTCGGCGGCCGGGCTCCCCGTCATGCCCTCGGTGACGATCACCGCACGCGAGTGGGCAGCCGACGCGCAGTCGTGCCGCGACCAAGCTGCCGGTCTCGGGTACCCGCTCTTCGTCAAGCCCGCACGCGGTGGCTCCTCGCTGGGGATCTCCAAGGCCCACGACGCGTCCGAGCTCGGTGACTGCCTCGCCGAGGCCCATGAGCACGACCCCAAGGCGCTGGTGGAGGTCTCCGCGGAGGGCGGCCGCGAGATCGAGGTCGGCGTGCTGCAGCGGCTGGACGGGGGTGTCGACACCACTCAGCCTGCGGAGATCCGCATCGGGGGCGACCACGAGTTCTACGACTTCGAGGCGAAGTACCTGCCCGAGGAGCACACCGAGCTCGACGTGCCGGCCGACCTGCCGGCCGACGTCGCCGAGGAGCTGCGGAGCCTGGCGGCCCGCGCGTTCGCGGCCCTGGAGTGCGAGGGACTCGCACGGGTCGACTTCTTCGTGATGCCCGACGGCCGGGTGGTCCTCAACGAGATCAACACGATGCCGGGCTTCACCCCCACCTCGATGTACCCCCGCATGTGGGCCGCGTCGGGCGTGGCCTACCCGGAGCTGGTCGACCGGCTGATCCGTCTCGCACTCGCCCGCGACACCGGCTTGCGCTGA
- a CDS encoding trans-sulfuration enzyme family protein, whose amino-acid sequence MPEVPPRKPSTVAVTAGRPDHTPDAPLNVPVTMASTYVAGGEVEYGRYGNPTWAAFEETLGQLEGGRCLAFSSGLAAVATVLDLVGNGARVVAPRHAYNGSILQLGDLEARGRLTAELVDIADTDAVVAACEGAALVWLESPTNPALEVADIETIAKAARDAGAYVVVDNTFATPLLQRPLDLGADIVVHSATKFLAGHSDVLLGALATRDDQLHGVLKGRRDLLGAVPGTLEAWLALRGLRTLHLRVERAQANAQELVRRLSEHPAVAEVRYPGFGAIVAIVLAEGVMAADLLVRKTSLWVHATSLGGVESTFERRRRWKTEAATIPDALVRLSVGIEDVDDLWDDLERALDDLVV is encoded by the coding sequence ATGCCCGAGGTCCCGCCCCGCAAGCCCAGCACCGTCGCTGTCACCGCCGGCCGTCCTGACCACACCCCGGACGCGCCCCTGAACGTCCCGGTGACGATGGCGTCGACGTACGTCGCGGGTGGGGAGGTCGAGTACGGGCGCTACGGCAACCCCACGTGGGCCGCGTTCGAGGAGACCCTCGGCCAGCTCGAGGGCGGTCGCTGCCTGGCCTTCTCGTCGGGGCTGGCCGCCGTCGCGACGGTCCTCGACCTGGTCGGCAACGGCGCGAGGGTCGTCGCACCCCGCCACGCCTACAACGGCAGCATCCTCCAGCTCGGCGACCTGGAGGCGCGCGGCCGGCTGACCGCCGAGCTGGTCGACATCGCCGACACCGACGCGGTGGTCGCGGCCTGCGAGGGTGCGGCCCTGGTCTGGCTGGAGTCGCCGACGAACCCGGCGCTCGAGGTCGCCGACATCGAGACGATCGCGAAGGCCGCCCGCGACGCAGGCGCCTACGTCGTGGTCGACAACACCTTCGCCACTCCCCTGCTGCAGCGCCCGCTGGACCTCGGCGCCGACATCGTCGTGCACTCCGCGACCAAGTTCCTGGCGGGGCACAGCGACGTGCTGCTGGGTGCACTCGCGACCCGCGACGACCAGCTGCACGGGGTCCTCAAGGGGCGACGCGACCTGCTCGGCGCGGTGCCCGGGACGCTGGAGGCGTGGCTGGCACTGCGCGGGCTGCGCACCCTGCACCTGCGCGTGGAGCGCGCGCAGGCGAACGCCCAAGAGCTGGTACGGCGGCTCTCGGAGCACCCGGCGGTCGCGGAGGTGCGCTACCCGGGCTTCGGCGCGATCGTGGCGATCGTGCTCGCGGAAGGCGTCATGGCCGCCGACCTGCTGGTGCGCAAGACCTCCCTGTGGGTGCACGCGACCTCCCTGGGCGGGGTCGAGTCGACCTTCGAGCGGCGGCGCCGCTGGAAGACGGAGGCAGCAACGATCCCCGACGCCCTGGTGCGGCTGAGCGTCGGCATCGAGGACGTCGACGACCTGTGGGACGACCTGGAGCGTGCGCTCGACGACCTGGTGGTGTGA
- a CDS encoding NAD(P)H-dependent glycerol-3-phosphate dehydrogenase — MSRVAVFGAGSWGTAFSIVLADAGNDVTIWGRREEVCGAIAVRHENPDYLPDIQLPPSVTATHDPAEALAGAEAVVFAVPSQSFRENLEAWTPVLPDRIPLVSLMKGVELGSLRRMSEVISEVTGAGSDRVAVVSGPNLSREIASREPAASVVACADEDVARRLQVMCHSTAFRPYTSVDVLGCELGGAYKNVVALAVGMAVGLGFGDNTTASVITRGLAETARLATALGANPLTLMGLAGLGDLVATCSSPLSRNRTFGERIGRGQTVEEIYASTRQVAEGAKSCSSLLALARKTGVDAPIAEHVEAVVAGKMTASEMMQAFIARDTKAETD, encoded by the coding sequence ATGAGCAGGGTGGCGGTCTTCGGCGCCGGGTCGTGGGGCACGGCGTTCTCCATCGTCCTCGCCGACGCCGGCAACGACGTGACGATCTGGGGGCGCCGCGAGGAGGTCTGCGGAGCCATTGCCGTGCGCCACGAGAACCCCGACTACCTCCCGGACATCCAGCTGCCGCCGTCGGTGACCGCGACCCACGACCCCGCGGAGGCCCTGGCCGGTGCCGAGGCGGTCGTCTTCGCGGTGCCGTCGCAGTCGTTCCGCGAGAACCTCGAGGCGTGGACTCCGGTGCTGCCCGACCGGATCCCGCTCGTGTCGCTGATGAAGGGCGTCGAGCTCGGCAGCCTCAGGCGGATGAGCGAGGTCATCAGCGAGGTCACCGGCGCCGGGTCCGACCGGGTCGCCGTCGTGAGCGGACCCAACCTCTCGCGCGAGATCGCCAGCCGCGAGCCCGCCGCCTCGGTCGTGGCCTGTGCCGACGAGGACGTCGCCCGTCGGCTGCAGGTCATGTGCCACTCGACGGCGTTCCGGCCCTACACGTCGGTGGACGTCCTGGGCTGCGAGCTGGGAGGCGCCTACAAGAACGTGGTCGCCCTGGCGGTGGGCATGGCGGTGGGGCTCGGATTCGGCGACAACACCACCGCCTCCGTCATCACCCGTGGCCTGGCGGAGACCGCCCGGCTCGCAACAGCGCTGGGTGCCAACCCCCTCACCCTCATGGGCCTCGCCGGCCTCGGCGACCTGGTCGCCACCTGCTCCTCACCGCTCTCGCGCAACCGGACCTTCGGTGAGCGGATCGGCCGGGGCCAGACCGTGGAGGAGATCTACGCCTCGACCCGGCAGGTCGCCGAGGGCGCGAAGTCCTGCTCCTCCCTCCTCGCGCTGGCCCGCAAGACGGGGGTCGACGCCCCGATCGCCGAGCACGTCGAGGCCGTCGTGGCAGGCAAGATGACCGCCTCGGAGATGATGCAGGCCTTCATCGCCCGCGACACCAAGGCCGAGACCGACTGA
- a CDS encoding lysophospholipid acyltransferase family protein — protein sequence MTVRRLRQQRGWTFALAVPIVKPTLLALSGRTWVDGEKIPAEGGCIVALNHISHIDPLLSAHLVYDHGRLPRYLAKSGLFKNKALGGFLRSAGQIPVERLSRNAVTAFDAAVQAVRDGECVVVYPEGTITRDPDLWPMAGKSGAARIALETGCPVIPVGQWGAHTLLPPYSARLRVLPRQRVQMKVGDPVDLSGLQGPPPSAATISAATDRIMAAIVALVADLRGEPAPTELFDPRTSGVRPIGNPHKKQRKKGDTR from the coding sequence GTGACGGTTCGCAGGCTCCGGCAGCAGCGCGGCTGGACGTTCGCCCTGGCCGTGCCGATCGTCAAGCCGACGTTGCTCGCCCTCTCGGGCCGGACCTGGGTGGACGGCGAGAAGATCCCCGCCGAGGGGGGCTGCATCGTGGCGCTCAACCACATCTCCCACATCGACCCGCTGCTCTCGGCGCACCTGGTCTACGACCACGGCCGGTTGCCTCGTTACCTCGCCAAGTCGGGGCTCTTCAAGAACAAGGCCCTCGGCGGATTCCTCCGGTCCGCCGGCCAGATCCCCGTGGAGCGGCTGAGCCGCAACGCCGTGACGGCGTTCGACGCGGCGGTGCAGGCGGTGCGCGACGGAGAGTGCGTCGTGGTCTACCCCGAGGGCACCATCACCCGGGATCCCGACCTCTGGCCGATGGCGGGGAAGTCCGGCGCCGCCCGGATCGCGCTGGAGACGGGCTGTCCTGTGATCCCGGTGGGGCAGTGGGGTGCCCACACCCTGCTGCCGCCCTACTCGGCCAGGCTGCGGGTGCTGCCTCGTCAGCGCGTGCAGATGAAGGTCGGGGACCCCGTGGACCTCTCCGGCCTGCAGGGACCACCCCCGTCCGCAGCCACCATCAGCGCGGCCACCGACCGGATCATGGCGGCGATCGTCGCTCTCGTCGCCGACCTGCGAGGCGAGCCGGCACCCACCGAGCTCTTCGATCCCCGGACGTCCGGGGTGCGACCGATCGGCAACCCACACAAGAAGCAGCGGAAGAAGGGCGACACACGATGA
- the cofC gene encoding 2-phospho-L-lactate guanylyltransferase: MEPVRHVVIVPVKSPAVGKSRLRVPGPARVELARAFALDVLAAAESTSTVAEVVVATSDPEVAQTVRALGHRVVAEGNGLNHALRAAAAAARGWWPDLVPVALCADLPCLTAHDLGSALAQVTADGASFVVDATGEGTTLYGAGQDHFAPCFGPGSSAAHAAAGARPVDGALATLRRDVDDEADLAEAVRLGPGRHTREALALLS, encoded by the coding sequence ATGGAACCCGTGCGCCACGTCGTCATCGTGCCGGTGAAATCGCCGGCGGTCGGCAAGTCCCGGCTCCGCGTTCCCGGGCCGGCTCGCGTCGAGCTCGCGCGCGCCTTCGCGCTGGACGTGCTCGCAGCTGCTGAGTCCACCTCTACGGTGGCCGAGGTGGTCGTGGCGACGTCCGACCCGGAGGTCGCGCAGACCGTCCGTGCACTCGGTCATCGCGTCGTCGCGGAGGGAAACGGGCTCAACCACGCCCTTCGCGCGGCCGCTGCCGCTGCTCGCGGCTGGTGGCCCGACCTGGTTCCGGTCGCGCTCTGCGCGGACCTGCCGTGCCTGACCGCCCACGACCTCGGGAGCGCACTGGCCCAGGTGACGGCGGACGGAGCGTCCTTCGTCGTGGACGCGACCGGGGAAGGAACGACGCTCTACGGAGCCGGTCAGGACCACTTCGCGCCATGTTTCGGACCCGGCTCGAGTGCCGCCCATGCGGCAGCGGGAGCACGGCCGGTCGACGGGGCGCTTGCCACCCTGCGGCGCGACGTCGACGACGAGGCAGACCTCGCCGAGGCGGTGCGGCTGGGTCCGGGCCGCCACACGCGCGAGGCGCTCGCCCTGCTGTCCTGA